In the genome of Neodiprion fabricii isolate iyNeoFabr1 chromosome 4, iyNeoFabr1.1, whole genome shotgun sequence, the window TGAAGACGAGGGGCAAAGCGCGGCAAAGATCCTTGTCGAATACGCGGAGGATCGTGTGCTTCGTGATGTGGGGAGGGAATATGCTGCCGTCACTTCCGGCGACGCTGTCGCAGTGCGGGGTTGACCAGTGTCCGAGTCCCTTCTTGCCGTTCCACCGTTCCACCATTCCGTACTTGGTGATGTCGTCCTGACCCGAAAAGATAGTGTAGAGATCCGGCGCGGTCCCGTTCTTGTTGTACAGTAAGCCAAACTGGTCGTAGGGCAGCTTCTGCTCCTTAGGGACGACGTCCTTCGCCAACTTGAGCAACGGATCTTCGTAGCCCCAAAGCAGCTGGCCGACCGAGACCTCGACGAATGGCTTTATCTTCAGGATGTCCATTATCGAGGCCATTGCCAGACGCAGGAAACGCGCTGCGTGTCGCGACTGACTCGTCGCTGAGAGCATCGGGATGTTCGGAACGACGACCAGATCGTCCTCGGAACCAGCCGAGAGCTCCTGCATTTAGAAACATGACTAGATTGGTCAAACGGATGTGTTCGATCTTTGGAATTAACTTAGAGGATGCTGTAGTTAGtgcttaccgaccgagtaaaacGTCACCCAACTTTTGTTGTTATCGAAGCCTAACGCATCACTTACGTTAGAATAACGCAGGTAGACAAGTTCTACTACGGCTAATACTGAGTAGAAATATCCAAAACCTTTTTCTTTCGTGCGAGAATAACAACATTCAATGTATTTCTTTAATTAGTAGCAAGGCAGTTAGAGAAACAGATTCCCTGGCATTAAAGaaacatttgtttttctttgtttgttgTGTTCGGCATTGCATGTAGAATTACGATAGCTGCGACTATTTTGGGTGAACAATGCTCGAATGATAGTTGAAATAAAGACATTTTCGTCGGTCGGTAAAATACAATagcaatattttttgcaaCGAGTACAGCGGCAATTTGACGATTGTTACATGCACACGACTTACGAATACAATTGTTAATAGAATCGAAAATTCTGAACTTCGGATGCAGGTGATCCTCGATTCAGGtgtgacgaaaaaattatcttgatacatttttttcttgtcacgatcgatttttattttctctaatACTCACGACGTGTATTCATTTACATACGTATGCATTAGACCATATcggaattatttatttatttttttttgtaaattcaagttgcaaatattgtttcaagtaaaaaaaaaataatgctgtCAAAGTCTcggctcttaatattaatatttagaaaaGTGTCATCGCGATTTTCTATTatcaatttaaataacacaggaaacattttgtttaattttggaatttttatattcgtcAACGCATTAGTGTACTGATAGGACCATAACGTATTTTTGGACAGCGTTCAATTCCCCACAAAAATACGTTCTAGCCTTATCAGTATACTAATACGTTGACGGGTTAtaagattccaaaattaaaaaaaaaaataacgaaatttttctctctgatACGTAGCCGTGAATTATAACACGACAATAAGGAAAAAGACTCGTGTAATAATTTCGTGAAATCTGAGTATCTACATCGCCGCAGGTTCAAGGTTCACGGAGAGTAATTGGCGAGAGTAAAAAGTGGCTAGTCATCTACGGGCAGCGCTAATTTCTTATTTAAATTCGGCGAAACTTCTGTCGGaagaaaaagtataataaacaACAAACTGAGAAAATGTCGTAGCTAAGTTTAAAGTAGTAGGGCGTTGCAAACCTTGCACATACTTATAAGGTTATATTAAGGAAACGAGATGTCTAATTACGGCGTAAGATTTGTCTTATAATATGCTGCTGCTTGATACTATCGCTGTAATGAATTACTTCGCAGAACCGAGTTTTGttctgtaattaaaaaaattcgtctcaTGATCCATCCGTAGACGTTAAACTGGCGAACAGAACCGCGTGATGAAACGAACTGCAGAGATTTACTGCACGCTTTGCTGATCGACGCGTAAGATATCGAAATTGAGTCTAGCAATTCATTCGCTTCTCGTACGACGAGCATAAACGATCAATTATGCAATTGCAGCCAAGTTGCACGAcggtcatatttttttccatctcggATTTTACCACCGAATATTGCAGGCCTTTAAATGACTCTGGTTATAGTCTTGCGGCAACAATTCGACATCGTGACATATTGGGCTGACTTAAGAGCACAGGTCGTCGTTTAGCGATGGAGTTACGACAGAAAAtgtgtaaattatttcaccggTCAATATTTTAGGCCTGCATATGGTCGCCGGCGTGGTTCTGAAGTAggtgaaaaacgaaacgagCAATATTCCGCAATAAGGTAATCCTCGGGATCGTTGAATTATTCCACGTAATTTAGCAACGCGCGTCAAACATTTCGCAAATCGCATAACcaatattaatttaattttctcgcAAGTGCATTCTTTCTTCTCtgcgtatatttttatttctataacaCCACACCGACGTTTGTCAATGacagcaaaatatttttacagcaAATCAAGCGCGAGTTGAAGAAAAGAAGTGTTTGCACAGATCCATATCAAAACAGAGTACAATGAATCACACCTCGCTattgtttctcttttcattgTTCCCCAGGTATATTTGCAGTGCTTGGAAACACAGTCGACACTGAAGATTGCCAAATTACGCACTCTGTTCACGACTTGTTATTTGCATCGTTGATTTTCCATTAGTGGTAGCCAAAGAGTGCATAAGAATCAGCCGAATTCCAAACTTACTCATGCCTACGTATCCTTGATTTATTCCTTAATGAATGAACGATTGCAGcgaaaaatcgataaatttttcattcattttttcggCCAACCGCGACCTATTCCAAGTAAAATTTGAGTGCAAGAACTAACCGGGGCGAACTCGAACTCCTTTCTTATTTTGTAAGTAACGGTGTCGTTGTTGTTGAACTTGACGTCAGCCTTTGACCACCGTTGGATGTAAACGTACGGTCCGAGTTCCTGCAGGGCAGGTTTCTCCCCGCTGTTCAAGAACTCGTCGGCATTAGTGACGTTGTAGATGTAGACGGACATCTTAGGCCTCACCGGGGGTTCCTTCCACCATCCAAAAGCCCGTCCGCCGTCCCGGAGGGCGACTTCCCTGTCGACGAGAGCGTCGACGATCTTCGGGAAAAGCGTCGCGAGAACGGCGCCGATTATTATGAGGAGAACGCCGACAGCCACGGCTGCccctgaaaaataaaacggtaTCCATTACAGTGAGTGAGCCTTGGGTTTGATTTAGTGGGATTATGGGTCGTCGGCTTCCGCATGCCTCGAGAATCCGCAGACCCAAGatgcgtgaaatttttcacagctATTCCGCCTGAGTGCGGCAGCTGTAGGCGGAAATTAAGACGCGGTGTCGGGTATTTAAGCGCCAGCAGCGGTCGCTTCTCCGCGTACGAAAAAAGTGCTGTCGGGATCGACGAGAGGACAATAAACCGGAGATTAATTATATGAGGATAAAAAAGAACAAAGACGTCACGAACGATGTTCGCAGAGCTTTACGAATGTATCCGCATTCGAAAACCGGTATGAAGAACCTGC includes:
- the LOC124180251 gene encoding scavenger receptor class B member 1; amino-acid sequence: MRVHRGICAKLQGGFLRRWWAAVAVGVLLIIIGAVLATLFPKIVDALVDREVALRDGGRAFGWWKEPPVRPKMSVYIYNVTNADEFLNSGEKPALQELGPYVYIQRWSKADVKFNNNDTVTYKIRKEFEFAPELSAGSEDDLVVVPNIPMLSATSQSRHAARFLRLAMASIMDILKIKPFVEVSVGQLLWGYEDPLLKLAKDVVPKEQKLPYDQFGLLYNKNGTAPDLYTIFSGQDDITKYGMVERWNGKKGLGHWSTPHCDSVAGSDGSIFPPHITKHTILRVFDKDLCRALPLVFKQEVMTAGGVPGYRFVPPADVFASPSRVPSQKCFCPAGPPCAPEGTFNASLCQYDSPVLLSFPHFYLADPMLREAVTGISPGEADKHQLFIDVQPNMGTALRARARVQINLAVSQVSDIKQVATFPDIVFPIMWFDDGIDELPTEMRSLLKMAVDVPPIARAAVSGALGAIGLIVLIGALMCLARAARRQEKLHLSNPLPANGKTGMSPGFQNPTGAS